The following proteins are encoded in a genomic region of bacterium:
- a CDS encoding response regulator codes for MSESGLRVLVVDDEQAIRRFLRVSLTAHGHNVFEAENGEAALAAAAANRPDVIILDLGLPDIDGVAVAKRLREWTRTPIIVLSVRDQEDAKVDALDAGADDYLTKPFGVGELMARIRVAIRHATRPAQEPVFTAGDLVVDLTRRQVTVGGREVTLTPTEYDLLKALITQAGKVVTHRQLLHQVWGAGYEQGAHLLQVNVSNLRRKLEPDPARPRFIQTEPGVGYRLREGA; via the coding sequence ATGTCCGAATCGGGGCTGCGGGTGCTGGTCGTCGACGATGAGCAGGCGATCCGTCGGTTCCTCCGCGTATCCCTCACCGCGCACGGCCACAACGTTTTCGAGGCAGAAAACGGGGAGGCGGCGCTGGCAGCGGCGGCGGCGAACCGCCCCGACGTGATCATCCTCGATCTCGGCCTCCCGGACATAGACGGGGTCGCGGTCGCGAAACGGCTCCGGGAGTGGACCCGGACACCGATCATCGTCCTCTCGGTCCGTGATCAGGAAGACGCAAAGGTCGATGCGCTCGATGCCGGAGCCGACGATTACTTGACCAAGCCGTTTGGGGTCGGTGAGCTCATGGCCCGGATTCGGGTCGCGATACGGCACGCCACGCGGCCGGCCCAGGAGCCGGTTTTCACCGCGGGTGATCTTGTGGTTGACCTGACCCGGCGGCAAGTCACCGTCGGCGGACGCGAGGTGACCCTCACACCAACCGAGTACGACCTCCTGAAAGCGCTGATCACACAGGCCGGGAAGGTGGTGACTCACCGTCAATTACTGCACCAGGTCTGGGGAGCCGGTTATGAGCAAGGCGCCCATCTCCTTCAAGTGAACGTCAGCAACCTCCGCCGGAAGCTTGAGCCGGACCCGGCGCGACCTCGATTCATCCAAACCGAGCCGGGGGTTGGTTACCGACTGAGAGAGGGCGCCTGA